The genomic segment ACCGCCGACCACCTGCCCACGCGCGACGCAGCCACCCGACCCACGACCGGCGCCAACGGGGGCGATGAGGCCGGGCGCGACCGGTACAGCGCTTCACCCGAGCTGCGGTTGGTGCTCGCTGCGATCGACCAGACCTGCCGATTCCCCGGCTGCGGACGCCGCGCCAACCGCTGCGAACTCGACCACACCCACGACTGGGCCCACGGAGGCGCCACCACCGCTGAGAACCTCACCTACCTCTGCTCCCGCCACCACCACCTCAAACACGACACCGGCTGGACCGTCAAGCCCGACCCCGACCGGCCACGCCACCTCAACTGGCGCAGCCCCCACGGCCGCCACCACCACACCGCACCCGCCCGCGCCCCCGCCGACGGGTAGACAGCGGGGCTGGCGGCAGGGCGCGTGAAACGATCCTCCCCCGCGCGCCCATTGGCAGTTGGACGCGGAGCGGGCGGCAGGGCGCCTGAAACGACCCTCCCCCGCACTCCCGCGCGCGCCCATTGGCAGTTGGACGCGGGGCGGGCGGCAGGGCGCGTGAAACGACCCTCCCCCGCACCGCTCGGCGCGCTCGCCGGCCACGACACTCGTGATGACGCCGCGGCCCGCGCCCCCGCGGCGCCGACCGGCACGACTGCCGGCCAGCGTCACTCAAACGGATAACCTCAGCCGGCGAGAGGTGCAAAAGACGCATCAGCACTCGTGTTCGTCGTCGCGGCGGAGTACCCGACGAAGATGCCAACCGTCGTGAAACGGCTCGATAGGCTCGGAGCATGCCGACACCCGACTTCGTCTTGGCCCTCCGCGAGAAAATCGGGCACGCTCCGCTGTGGCTCACCGGCATCACTGCCGTGGTGACGCGCGGCGACGAACTGCTTCTGGTGCGACGGAGCGACACGGGCGCGTGGACTCCGGTGACCGGCATCGTCGACCCCGGCGAGGAGCCCGCCGTCGCCGCTGCACGCGAAGTGCTCGAGGAGGCGGCCGTAGTGGCGCATCCGGTGCACCTGGCATGGGTGCACACCATCCCGATGGTCACCTACCCGAATGGCGACCAGTCGCAGTACCTCGACCTCACCTTCCGTATGCGCTACGAATCCGGCGACCCTTTCCCGGCCGACGGCGAAAACACGGAGGCACGCTGGTTCGCCCCCACCGAACTGCCGGAGATGTCAGACGACATGCGGTCCCGCATCCGCTACGCCCTCGATGAGGAAAGGGCCGCCCGCTTCGAGTCGTGAGATCACGTGAAACTTTTTTCGGGGGCGATGTCGATCCCGGTCGCTCCCGTTCGACGCCTGAGTAGAAGGGGCCGCAGGGGCCCCGCCGGAACGAGGAGAGACACCATGAAGTACATGCTGATCATGCGCAGCACCGCTGAGGCGATCGAGGCGTCGAAGTCGATGGACTTCACCGAGATCATCAACGCGATGGGCGCCTACAACGAATCGATGGTCAAGGCCGGAGTGCTGATCGGCGGCGACGGACTGACGGATGCGCAAGAGGGCTTCGTCGTCGACTTCGGCGGCGAGACCCCGGTCGTCACCGACGGCCCCTACGGCGAGGTGCACGAGTTGTTCAACGGGTTCTGGATCGTGGAGGTGTCCTCCCGCGAGGAGGCCGCCCAGTGGGCGAGCCGGGCACCGCTCGGCGCCGGGTCGAAGCTCGAGGTGCGCCGCATCACCGACGAGAGCGACTTCGAAGCCTTCTCCGACAACGAGTACATCCAGAAAGAGAAGGAATGGCGCGGCGAGGGCGCGCTGGGCTGAGCGTCATGAACCCCGGCCCGAACGGCGTCGACGGTGCGAGCATCCACCGCACCGTCGACGCCGTCTGGCGCATCGAGAGCGCGCGCATCGTCGCCACACTCGCGAAGGTGACCGGTGACTTCTCGCTCGCCGAAGACCTCGCTCAAGAGGCCGTGATCGACGCACTGGCGCAGTGGCCATCGGCCGGGGTGCCCCAGAATCCCGGTGCCTGGCTCACCGCCGTCGCGAAGCGCAAGGCCATCGACGGCTGGCGACGACGCGAGCGTCTCGACGACCGCTACCGAGCGATCGCCCACGATCTCGCAGAGCTCGGAGACGCAACCGACGCCGGCGAGCCCATCGACGACGACGTGCTGCGCCTCGTCTTCACCGCTTGCCACCCGGTGCTCGGGCGCGAGGCGCAGGTGGCGCTCACGTTGCGTGTGGTCGGGGGCCTCAGCACCGAGGAGATCGCGCGACTGTTCCTCGTGCCGGTGGCGACGGTGCAGCAGCGGATCGTGCGAGCCAAGAAGACCCTCGCTGCGGCGAAGACGCCGTTCGAGACGCCCGATCCGAGCGAATGGTCGGCGCGCCTCGGGTCGGTGTTGGGCGTGGTGTACCTCATCTTCACCGAGGGGTACTCCGCGACATCCGGAGACCGCTGGATGCGTGCCGAGCTGGCGGGAGAGGCACTCCGGCTCGGCCGCATGGTGGCGGGTCTGGTGCCGCGCGAAGCGGAGGCGCATGCTCTCGTGGCCCTGATGGAGTTCCAAGCTTCGCGGTTCGGAGCCCGCTCGCGCGCCGACGGCAGCCCCGTGCTGCTGGCCGACCAGGATCGCGCGCGCTGGGACCGCGCCCAGATCGGCCGCGGGGTCGCCGCACTGGAGCGAGCGGATGCGCTCGGTCGCGGGCGCGGGCCGTACGCCCTGCAGGCCGCTATCGCCGAATGCCATGCCGTGGCTCCGTCGGTCGACGACACCGACTGGGAGCGGATCGTGGTGCTCTACGAAGCCCTCGGCCGCATCGCGCCGAACCCGGTCGTGGAACTGAACCGTGCCGTGGCGGTGTCGATGGCGGTGGGGCCGGCATCCGGATTGCGCATCGTCGACGAGATATCCACGTCGGGTGCGCTGGCGGGCAGCTACCTGCTGCCGAGCGTTCGTGGCGAGCTGCTCGCCCGCTTGGGCCGGGTGCAGGAGGCCCGCTCGGAGCTCACGACGGCGGCGGGCCTCGTCGCGAATGACCGTCAGCGCCAGGTGCTGCTCGATAAGGCGGCAGCGCTCGAGGAGTAGGCGCGGCAGCGGCGCTACAGCTCGGCCGCCGGGCGGACCGGACGCTTCGCCGTCGAGTCACTCCGCCGAGCGATCGCCCGCGCAATCCGCAGGTCGCTCCACCCGAAGCGCCCCTCAGGCAGTGCAGCGCGGATGCGCGCCTCGGTGAACCGCTGGGCCGGACGGATGCCGTCGGGCAGCTCGGGCGCCCACGGCGCCGCTTCGCTGACACCCTCACCCAGCATCCGCGCCTGCGCCTTCGCGACGAGCGGAACCACCATCGCCCATTCGGTCAGCTGGGCGAGAACGCGGATCGACCAGACCGGCACGCGCACGTACAACGGCCGACGGCCGGCGACTCCGGCGATGCGGCGGACGGCGGCCCCGAGTTCGAGCTCTTCGGCTCCCATGACGGCGACGGTGGGGTCGGGGATGCGGCCCTCCAAGGCGGCGACCAGCACATCGACCGCCTCCTCGACCGGAATGGGCCGGACGGTGCGCTCGCGGTAACCGACGGTCGCGAACACCGGGAAGGTGCGCACGGCTCGGGTGACGTGGTCGACCATGTGGTCGCCCGGGCCGTAGATCATGCCCGACTTGAGGATCGTGTGCTCGATGCCCGAATGCCGGATGAGTTCTTCGGCGGCCCATTTCGTCTCGTGGTACCCCGACCCGCAGTCAGGACGGGCGCGCAGGAAGCTGAGCATGACGATGCGCTTCACGCCGGCTCGGCGAGCTGCCTCGACGACGGCGCGGGTGCCCTCGACGTGCACGTGGTCGAAGGTCTGGTCGCCGATCTCCCGGTTGATGCCGGCGCAGTGGGCGACGGCATCACAGCCGGCGAATGCCTCGGCGAGCGCTTCGACGTCGTCGATCGCGACGCCCGTGCGGCGTAACACGACCACGGTGTCGGCAGCGCCGAGCCGCTCCGCGAGGTGACGCCCGACGAACCCGGTACCGCCCGTGATGGCCACCCGCATGATGTCGCTCCTTCGCTCATTAGCAATATAGCTACACACTATCTAGCAATGGCGCTATATTGCAAACAAGCCGGTTCCAGGTCAGCGTGGCGAGGTCGATCTGGCCGGTCAGCGTGGCCCGGTCAGCTCCGCCGGGTCACCAGCCCCCGCACGAAGGATGCCTGCCCCGCATGCTGCAGGTCGTCGGAGAGCACGCTCACCAGGCGCACCGCGAGTGTGACCGGTGGATTCCAGCTGTGGTCGACCACACGACCGAGATCGGCGTCGCCGAGTGAATGCAGGTAGGCGACGGTCGACGCGTAAACCGCTTCGTGATAGCCGATGAGAAGCTCGGCGGAGATGCCGGCCACCTGCCCGACCTCGGCCGACGACTGCGCGTAACCCGTCGCATCCGGAGCGAAGGGAAGACCGAAGCGGTCGAACCAGCCCTCCGCCGTCCATACCTGCTCGGTGCCGGCGACGTCGGCGAGGTGGTCGTCCTGCACCCGGGTGAGGTGCCAGACCAGCCAAGCCACCGAGTTGGCCTCGGGGTCGACGCGGACCGCCAGCTCCTCCTCGCTCAGGCCGCCGGCGGCGCGGCGGACGGTGTCTCGGATGCGTGTGAACGCATCCTGCAGCAGCTCGATGCTCGGGGTCATGGGCATCCTCTCGTCACCCCTTCGGGCTTACTCTTCACCGCCGGCACATGCAACACCCAGGTTGATTCAGGGTCTTCAAATCGCGACGTCGTACCCTGGCGCATATGCCCGAACGTCTCAACCGCTTCACCGAGCGCTTTCAGCGCGTCGTCGACGGCACAAAACGCCCGGTCGGAATGATCGCCCTGCTCAGTGTGGTGGCCGCTCTGCTCGTGACCGTGCTGGCCGTGCCGGCGATGGCCGTCACCGGTGTCTACGCCTCCCGGTCGGTGGATGTGCTCGACAGCCTGCCCGATTACATCCGACCCACGACCCTCGCGCAGAAGTCGGAGATCTACGCCACCAACAGCGACGGATCGAACACTCTCCTGGCTACCGTGTTCGACCAGAACCGGCAGGAAGTGGAGTGGGACGACGTGTCGCAGTATGTGAAGGATGCGGTGGTCTCCACCGAAGATCCGCGCTTCTACGACCACCACGGCGTCGACATCGCGTCGAGCCTCCGGGCCGCCGTGGGCAACGTGACGTCGGGCGGCGTCGAGAGCGGCGCATCCACCATCACCATGCAGTACGTGCGCAACATCCTGGTGCAGCAGGCCGAGATGATCGACGACCCCGCCCAGCGCGAAGCCGCCTACGAGTCGGCCACCACCGAGTCGCTCGACCGCAAGCTGCAGGAGATGCGGCTGGCGATCGCGCTCGAGAAACAGTATTCCAAAGACGACATCCTGCTCGGCTACCTCAACATCGCGAACTTCGGCGGCTCGGTCTACGGCATCGAAGCGGCCGCGGAGTACTACTTCGGCGTGAGCGCCCGCGATCTGAGCCTCGCCCAGGCCGCGACGCTCGCCGCCACCGTGAACGAACCGAACGGATTGCGGATCGACGAGCCCGAGAACATCCCGGACAACGAGGCTCGGCGCAATGAAGACGTACTCGCCTCGATGCTCAAGCACAAGGCGATCACCCAGCAGCAATACGACGAGGCGGTTGCCACGCCGGTGACGCCCAACATCACCGAGCCCACGACCGGATGTCAGGCTGCGGCGAACGGGGCAGCTTACTTCTGCGACTACGTGACCTGGATCGTGAAGAACGACCCCAGCTTCGGCGACTCCGCGGATCAGCGCTGGTCGAACTTCAAGCAGGGCGGCTACAAGATCTACACCACCCTCAACACCGATCTGCAGGCCAACGCGAACGAGACCATGCAGGAGTACATCCCGGCCAGCTACGACGGGGCCGACCTCGGCTCGACGATCGTCACCGTGCAGCCCGGCACCGGCCGCATCCTCGCCATGGCCCAGAACACCACCTTCGACGACGACCCCGACACCGCGGCGCCGGGTGCGACCGCGGTCAACTACAACACCGACATCGACTACGGGGGCTCCTCAGGGTTCCAGGTCGGCTCGACCTACAAGGTCTTCGCGCTGGCCGAATGGCTGAAACAGGGCCACACCCTCTCCGACCGCGTGAGCGGCAACGAGCGGGAGTGGGACATGTCGACCTTCCCGAACTCCTGCCAGACGCTCGGCGGCCCGTGGGAGCCGGCGAACGACGGCAGCTCCCGGCCCGGCACCATGTCGGTGCAGAGTGCTCTGACCAACTCGGTGAACAACGCCTTCGTGGCGATGGCGCAGCAGATGGACCTCTGCAAGATCAAAGACACCGCAGCCTCGCTCGGCGTGCACCGCGCCGACGGCGCCGACCTCGACACCCAGCCCTCGTCGGTGCTCGGCACCAACGAGATCGCGCCGGTGACGATGGCGGCCTCCTATGCAGCCATCGCGGCGAACGGCCTGTTCTGCGCACCGGTCGCGATCGACAAGATCGAGGGCCCCGACGGCACCGAGCTCACGCCCCCGCAGGCGAACTGCGCCCAGGCGCTCGATCCGTCGATCGCGTCGACCCTCGCCTACGCGATGCTCGGGCCGATCGAGAGCGGCACGGCGACCGCCTCGGATCCGGATGACGGCATCACCCACATCGGCAAGACCGGCACCACCGACAACGAGAAGGACACCTGGATGGTGGGCGCCTCCACGGCCGCCGCCACCGCGGTCTGGGTGGGCAACGTCAACGGCAATGTGTCGATGACGGAGGTCGATCCGAACGGTTATGCGGGCAGCACGGTGCGGCATCGCATCTGGCGCTCGGTGATGACCGCGAACGACGACGTGCTCGGCGGCGGCGACTTCCCCGATCCCGATCGGGCGCTGGTGAACGGCTCGTCGTCGCGCTTCGACGACGACGATTCGGAATCCGATTCCGACTCCACGCCGACCCCCACGGCGCCGCCGACCTCGACTCCGAACGCCCCGGTGCCGCCGGTCGTGCCCGTCGACCCGGCGCCGCCGGTCGACCCCGGCCCCACTCCCCCGTCGACCCCGGCGGCCGACCCCGCGGAATGAGTCCGGACTTCTCCAAACGTCGTGCGAACCCCCCGGCTATACCGCCGAGGTCGGCGCGACGTTTGGAGAAGTCCGCGGCTCAGGCGCGGAGCGCGGTCAGGCGGAGAGCTCGGCCAGCTTCTGCTCGATGACCGTGGCGGCATCGTCGATCAGCTCCTCGCTGATGACGACGCTCGGGAGGAAGCGGAGCACGCTGTCCCAGCTGCCGGCATCGAGCACGATGACGCCGTTCGAGGTGGCGTGCTTGATGACTGCCGTGAGCGCCTCGGGGTTGGGCTTCTTGGTGCCCGGATGCACGAGCTCGACCCCGAACATCGCGCCCTTTCCGCGAACCTCGCCCACCACGGAGTACTTCGACGCCCAGTCACCGATGCGGGCGAAGAAGGCGCGTTCGACGCGCTGCGCCTCGGCGATCAAGTTCTCGCGCTCGATCAGGTCGAAGACGGCGAGCGCTGCCGCCGTCGAGACCGGGTTGCCACCGAAGGTGCCGCCGATGCCGCCGGGCTGCACGGAGTCCATGATCTCGGCGCGGCCGGTGACGGCGGCGAGCGGGAAGCCGCCGGCGATACCTTTGGCGCTGGTGACGAGGTCGGGCACGACGCCGTGGTGCTCGATCGAATACCAGGCGCCCGAGCGCGCGATGCCCGCCTGGATCTCGTCGGCCACGAAAACGATCCCGTTCTCGGTGCAGAACTCGCTCAGGCGCTTGAAGAAGCCGGGGGCCGGGATGACGATTCCTCCGTCGCCCTGGATCGGCTCGACGAAGAGCGCCGCCAGTTCGGTGGCGCCGATGTGGGTGGTGATGTAGTCGATGGTGCGTTCGGCGGCCTCTTCGCCCGTCATGCCATCCGGGTCGCGGAAGGGATAGCTGATCGGCACACTGTAGATGTCGCCCGGCATCGGGCCCATGCCCGCGCGCTCGGGCCACGGGCGGTAGGTCATGGCCATGGTGAGGTTGGTGCGGCCGTGGAAGGCGTGGTCGAGCGTGGCGATGACACGGCGGCCCGTATATTTGCGGGCGATCTTCACCGCGTTCTCGACGGCCTCAGCACCGGAGTTCACGAGAATCGAGCGCTTCTCGAAGTCGCTGGGCGTGATCTCGGCGAGCTTCTCGGCGACCTTGAGGTAGTTCTCGTAGGGCGTGACCGTGAACAGGGTGTGGGTGAGCTTGCCGGCCTGCTCGGCGGCGGCTTTGGCGACATCCGGATGCGCGTGACCGATCGTGGTGACCCCGATGCCGCAGCCGAGGTCGATGATCTGGTTGCCGTCGACGTCGACGAGGATGGCGCCTGATCCGTGGTCCATGTAGATGTCGGCGAGCGTGCCGGCGCCCCGGGAGACGGTCTTGCGGCGACGCTCGTGCAGCTCCCGCGACTTCGGCCCGGGCAGTTCGGTGACGAGCTTGCGCGCTTGCGGAACGGAGAAGGTGTCGGCAGAAATGACCATGCTTCGAGCCTAACCGCTGCCGTTTCTCTCCCGTCTCACCGCCGTTTCGCAGGACAGCTGTCGACGTGGTCGTCGACGACGCCGGTGGCCTCGAGATAGGCGTACACGATCGTGGAGCCGACGAAAGTGAAGCCGCGCTTCTTCAGGTCTTTGCTCAGGCGGTCGGAGAGTTCGGTGGTGGGCGGGAGGTCGCCCAGACCCTTCGGATGGTTGACGATCGGTTCGCCGCCGACCCAGCCCCACAGGTAGTCGGCGAAGCTGCCGAACTCTCCCTGCACGCGGATGAGGGCGAGCGCGTTCTTGCGGGTGCCGAAGATCTTCAGACGATTGCGGATGATGCCCTCATCGAGCATGAGCGCCTCCAGCTCGTCGTCGGTCATCGCCGCGACCGCCTCGACATCGAAGTCGCGGAAGGCTCTCGCGTAACCCGCTCGACGGTTCAGGATGGTCGACCACGACAGCCCCGCCTGCGCGCCTTCGAGCGTCAGCATCTCGAAGAGGTGCCTGTCGTCGCGACTCGGCACGCCCCATTCGGCGTCGTGGTAGGCGCGCATCGCGGGGGACCCGGTGGCCCAGGAGCAGGTGCCGTCGTGCGGGTCGGGTGAGGCGGGATCGGTCATGGGTCGATCCTCTCAGCCCCGTCCGACATCCGGGGAGGTTCACCCACCGGCGGAGGAACCGAAACCCGACTTGCCCGAACCGCCGAAGCCGCCCTTCAGGGGCGCGCGATCGCCCGCCTTCGCACCCGCCGGGGCGGGCGAGACCACGTCGGATTGGATCTTCG from the Herbiconiux aconitum genome contains:
- a CDS encoding NAD(P)H-binding protein, which translates into the protein MRVAITGGTGFVGRHLAERLGAADTVVVLRRTGVAIDDVEALAEAFAGCDAVAHCAGINREIGDQTFDHVHVEGTRAVVEAARRAGVKRIVMLSFLRARPDCGSGYHETKWAAEELIRHSGIEHTILKSGMIYGPGDHMVDHVTRAVRTFPVFATVGYRERTVRPIPVEEAVDVLVAALEGRIPDPTVAVMGAEELELGAAVRRIAGVAGRRPLYVRVPVWSIRVLAQLTEWAMVVPLVAKAQARMLGEGVSEAAPWAPELPDGIRPAQRFTEARIRAALPEGRFGWSDLRIARAIARRSDSTAKRPVRPAAEL
- a CDS encoding transglycosylase domain-containing protein, producing MPERLNRFTERFQRVVDGTKRPVGMIALLSVVAALLVTVLAVPAMAVTGVYASRSVDVLDSLPDYIRPTTLAQKSEIYATNSDGSNTLLATVFDQNRQEVEWDDVSQYVKDAVVSTEDPRFYDHHGVDIASSLRAAVGNVTSGGVESGASTITMQYVRNILVQQAEMIDDPAQREAAYESATTESLDRKLQEMRLAIALEKQYSKDDILLGYLNIANFGGSVYGIEAAAEYYFGVSARDLSLAQAATLAATVNEPNGLRIDEPENIPDNEARRNEDVLASMLKHKAITQQQYDEAVATPVTPNITEPTTGCQAAANGAAYFCDYVTWIVKNDPSFGDSADQRWSNFKQGGYKIYTTLNTDLQANANETMQEYIPASYDGADLGSTIVTVQPGTGRILAMAQNTTFDDDPDTAAPGATAVNYNTDIDYGGSSGFQVGSTYKVFALAEWLKQGHTLSDRVSGNEREWDMSTFPNSCQTLGGPWEPANDGSSRPGTMSVQSALTNSVNNAFVAMAQQMDLCKIKDTAASLGVHRADGADLDTQPSSVLGTNEIAPVTMAASYAAIAANGLFCAPVAIDKIEGPDGTELTPPQANCAQALDPSIASTLAYAMLGPIESGTATASDPDDGITHIGKTGTTDNEKDTWMVGASTAAATAVWVGNVNGNVSMTEVDPNGYAGSTVRHRIWRSVMTANDDVLGGGDFPDPDRALVNGSSSRFDDDDSESDSDSTPTPTAPPTSTPNAPVPPVVPVDPAPPVDPGPTPPSTPAADPAE
- a CDS encoding DNA-3-methyladenine glycosylase I, with the protein product MTDPASPDPHDGTCSWATGSPAMRAYHDAEWGVPSRDDRHLFEMLTLEGAQAGLSWSTILNRRAGYARAFRDFDVEAVAAMTDDELEALMLDEGIIRNRLKIFGTRKNALALIRVQGEFGSFADYLWGWVGGEPIVNHPKGLGDLPPTTELSDRLSKDLKKRGFTFVGSTIVYAYLEATGVVDDHVDSCPAKRR
- a CDS encoding NUDIX hydrolase gives rise to the protein MPTPDFVLALREKIGHAPLWLTGITAVVTRGDELLLVRRSDTGAWTPVTGIVDPGEEPAVAAAREVLEEAAVVAHPVHLAWVHTIPMVTYPNGDQSQYLDLTFRMRYESGDPFPADGENTEARWFAPTELPEMSDDMRSRIRYALDEERAARFES
- a CDS encoding RNA polymerase sigma factor is translated as MNPGPNGVDGASIHRTVDAVWRIESARIVATLAKVTGDFSLAEDLAQEAVIDALAQWPSAGVPQNPGAWLTAVAKRKAIDGWRRRERLDDRYRAIAHDLAELGDATDAGEPIDDDVLRLVFTACHPVLGREAQVALTLRVVGGLSTEEIARLFLVPVATVQQRIVRAKKTLAAAKTPFETPDPSEWSARLGSVLGVVYLIFTEGYSATSGDRWMRAELAGEALRLGRMVAGLVPREAEAHALVALMEFQASRFGARSRADGSPVLLADQDRARWDRAQIGRGVAALERADALGRGRGPYALQAAIAECHAVAPSVDDTDWERIVVLYEALGRIAPNPVVELNRAVAVSMAVGPASGLRIVDEISTSGALAGSYLLPSVRGELLARLGRVQEARSELTTAAGLVANDRQRQVLLDKAAALEE
- a CDS encoding mycothiol transferase, whose amino-acid sequence is MTPSIELLQDAFTRIRDTVRRAAGGLSEEELAVRVDPEANSVAWLVWHLTRVQDDHLADVAGTEQVWTAEGWFDRFGLPFAPDATGYAQSSAEVGQVAGISAELLIGYHEAVYASTVAYLHSLGDADLGRVVDHSWNPPVTLAVRLVSVLSDDLQHAGQASFVRGLVTRRS
- a CDS encoding YciI family protein gives rise to the protein MKYMLIMRSTAEAIEASKSMDFTEIINAMGAYNESMVKAGVLIGGDGLTDAQEGFVVDFGGETPVVTDGPYGEVHELFNGFWIVEVSSREEAAQWASRAPLGAGSKLEVRRITDESDFEAFSDNEYIQKEKEWRGEGALG
- a CDS encoding aminotransferase class III-fold pyridoxal phosphate-dependent enzyme — its product is MVISADTFSVPQARKLVTELPGPKSRELHERRRKTVSRGAGTLADIYMDHGSGAILVDVDGNQIIDLGCGIGVTTIGHAHPDVAKAAAEQAGKLTHTLFTVTPYENYLKVAEKLAEITPSDFEKRSILVNSGAEAVENAVKIARKYTGRRVIATLDHAFHGRTNLTMAMTYRPWPERAGMGPMPGDIYSVPISYPFRDPDGMTGEEAAERTIDYITTHIGATELAALFVEPIQGDGGIVIPAPGFFKRLSEFCTENGIVFVADEIQAGIARSGAWYSIEHHGVVPDLVTSAKGIAGGFPLAAVTGRAEIMDSVQPGGIGGTFGGNPVSTAAALAVFDLIERENLIAEAQRVERAFFARIGDWASKYSVVGEVRGKGAMFGVELVHPGTKKPNPEALTAVIKHATSNGVIVLDAGSWDSVLRFLPSVVISEELIDDAATVIEQKLAELSA